TTTTTGAATATCAATTAATATTAATGCTGGATTATCAAGTTTAGATACATTCATAATTTTAAAGGTTTTGAATTTTAGAAAAATAAATTATAACAGAAAACTGAAAACTACTCAGCCAGCCAATTCTTAAAATCAAAGAAATTTTGCGGAGCCACACCGTGACCAACAGGATATTCTTTATAAGTAACAGGGATATTTAATTTTTCAAGAATTGAAGGCGTTTTTCGGGCCCAATCAACTGGGATTACCTGATCTACAGTTCCGTGTGATGCGAAGAATTTCAGGTTTTTGAAATCGTTTTTCTCAAAACCTTCTTTGATGATTTCTTCATTAAAATAACCGCTCATAGCTACAACTCTCTGAACTTTTTCAGGATAAGAAAGCGCCACAGAATAACTTAAAATAGAACCTTGGCTAAAGCCGACTAAAGTTACATTATTAGCATCAATAGGATAATTAGCAACCAATTCATCAATAAATTTAGTAATTAAATCACGCGAAGTTTTTGCTTGTTCATTATCTGAAAATTTATTCTGATCAGCATCAAAATTTATCGCATACCACGCATAAGCTCCATATTGTAAATCATAAGGTGCTCTTGCCGAAATTATATAGTAATTATCAGGAAGTTCAGTAGCAAACGAAAACAAATCGGCTTCGTTGCTGCCATATCCGTGTAATAAAAGTAAAACAGGATTTTTGTCTAAAATAACTTTTGGTTCTTGTATTTTATATTCTAAAGATAGATTCATTTTTTTTAATTGTGAATTGTAAGTTGTGAATTGTAAATTTTCAGCTTTGACAAAGCTTGTTGAGATTATAATAAAATCTGTTTTTATCCGCTTTTTTGCTTACAAATCCGCGTCATCCGTGTTCAAAATTTATACGCTGATAAAACAGATTCGCTAAAGCGAAAACGCGGATTTCAACGGATTTTTTTTGA
This genomic window from Flavobacterium sp. 9 contains:
- a CDS encoding alpha/beta hydrolase translates to MNLSLEYKIQEPKVILDKNPVLLLLHGYGSNEADLFSFATELPDNYYIISARAPYDLQYGAYAWYAINFDADQNKFSDNEQAKTSRDLITKFIDELVANYPIDANNVTLVGFSQGSILSYSVALSYPEKVQRVVAMSGYFNEEIIKEGFEKNDFKNLKFFASHGTVDQVIPVDWARKTPSILEKLNIPVTYKEYPVGHGVAPQNFFDFKNWLAE